AACTCAGGCTGCCGGATTGAAATAAATAAAACGGGTCATCTTTATTTCGACCCGTATTATTTTAAATTTGCATCAAAAGAGAGCCATTTAGGCATTAACCGTTTTACAACAATATTTGTAATATATGTCGTTCCAAATGGAAACTAATTTTTCCACCTGGAACAATTCCAACACTGCCTCATGCAAGATACCCCTGTATTTTTAATCTTAATAAAAACAGGGGTATCTTTATGACGAATAATCCAACCTATTTAAAGTCACAATTAGAAAAATTACTCACGCCGCAAGAAGCTGCACATATTCTAGGCATATCTGCAGGTACCTTGGAGGTTTGGCGCTCGACAGGACGTTATGACCTTCGCTATATCAAAGTGGGTCGTCGTGTGATGTATCGAGCACAGGATGTGCAGGCGTTCATTGAGAAACGCTCCATGAGCCATACGCAATAGAGGTGTATATGGATCATGTTATGAGTGAATTTCAAAATGCGATGAATGCTGCTGGGTTGTTATGCTCTGAACCATTAATAGCTGATGGAGAGCTACATCGTTTTAGAGTGGCAGAAGATGCAAAGCCAAACAGTTGGTATGTGCTTCATTCGAATAAAATCCAAGTGGGTGTATTTGGCTGTTGGAAACGGAATATAAAACAGAAATGGTGTAGTGCTGACTATAAAATTATTCAGTTAGATGAACAGCAAACTATTAAAAAATTTCTGCAAGAGGCAAAAGAAAAATACAGGATTGCTCAAGGAAAAATGCATCAAGAGGTACGCAATCGTGCTGATGAAATATGGATTCGAAGCGTCAGTGCTGATCCTAATCATCCATATTTAATCAAGAAAAAAATTAATGCTTACGATGTGAAATGTTATAAGGATTCGTTAGTTATTCCGTTATGTGACAGTGATGGATGTATTTGGAGTTTGCAATTTATAAACCAAGAAGGTGAAAAACATTTTTTACGAGGTGGGAGGAAAAAAGGTTTATTTCATCTACTTGGGAAAGATATTACGCAAACAGTCTATCTTTGCGAAGGGTATGCTACAGCTTGCACTCTTCATGAAGCCACTCACTCTTCGGTATTTATCGCTTTTGATGCCGGTAATTCATTAGCAGTGGCCAGTCTCATTCGAAATAAATATCCAGATAGAAGAATTATTATTTGCGCTGACAATGATCAGTGGACAGAAGGAAACCCTGGATTAACGAAGGCACAAGAAGCGGCGCATACAATTCAAGCTCAAATTGTTGTTCCTCGTTTTGTTTGTCTTGATTTTAAACCAACAGATTTTAATGATCTGCATCAACTTGAAAGTTTAGACAGTGTACGTAAACAACTGTCACAAAAAATAGATACCGACAAAAACTCAATCCCAACAAATTTTAGTGTGAATGGTGAGGGTGTTTATTTTCATCCGACTGAAGATGCCAACGGAAATTTATCTTCACCAATAAAAATTTGTTCTCGCCTAGAAATTACCGCAAGGACGCGCGACGAAGATAGTATGAACCATGGACGCTTGTTGGAATTTTCTGACCCTGATGGAAAAAATCACCAATGGGCCATGCCGATGGAAATGTTAGCCGGTGATGGGACAGAATATCGTCGCATCCTATTGAGCAGAGGTCTTGAAATTGCCCCGAATCGAAAAGCAAGAGAACAACTCACAAATTATATTCAAAGTACGCATCCACAAAAAGTGACCTTATGTGTTGAGCGCACGGGTTGGTATAAGAATATATTTATTTTACCCAATGAATCCATCGGCGATTTTAATGAAAAGATTTTACTACAAACCACACATTCCAGTTTGGAAGGATTCGGTACTTCAGGAACCCTATTAGATTGGCAGCAAAATATATCAAAGCAATGCATTGGCAATTCACGTTTGTTATTTGTCATTAGCGCTGCCTTTGCTGCAGCAGTCCTACATTTATTGCAAGAAGAATCCGGCGGATTTCACTTCGTTGGTTCAAGTAGCATTGGAAAAACAACGTTGTTACAGCTGGCATGTTCAGTATGGGGTGGTCAGGATAGGTTGCATCGTTGGCGTGCAACCAGTAATGGCTTAGAAGCCATTGCGACTTTGCATAATGACAGTCTACTTTGTTTAGATGAAATGGGGCAGGTTGATGCAAAAGAGGTGGGTGAAATTGCCTATATGCTGGCAAATGGAAGTGGCAAAGGGCGTTGTTTAAAGGATGGTTCTGCCCGTAAAAAATCCTCTTGGCGATTACTATTTCTTTCTACCGGTGAAATGGGATTAGCGGATCATATCCATCAAGGGGGTAAGAAAGCAAAAGCAGGTCAAGAAGTGCGTCTAGTGGATATTCCTGCAGAGGCAGGGTGTGATCTAGGCATATTCGAAAACCTCCACCATTTCGCTTCTGCGGCTGATTTCGCACGATATATAGGGCAAGCATCCAAAAATTATTTTGGTGTCCCCATTCGAAAATTTTTGAGCTCTGTGACTGAAGATATTGAAACAGTAAAAAAATTATTAGAACAGCATAGGTCTGAATTTGTTAAAAGCTTTATTCCAAGTAAAGCGGATGGGCAAGTCCAAAGAGTTGGCTTACGATTTGCCTTAATAGCTGCAGCAGGTGAGTTGGCAACTCATTTCAATATTACAGGCTGGGAAAAAGATTATGCAACACTTGCAGCGAGTGAATGCTTCGATGATTGGATTAAATTGCGAGGAGGTTTAGGTGCTAAAGAAGCGTCAATTGCTTTAACCCAGGTACGACATTTTTTTGAGGCCCATGGAGAATCCCGATTTACCCTTTGGAGTAATCCTAGTGAACAATTTAAGACTCTGAATCGTGCAGGATTTCGTCGAGGTGCCGAGTTTTTTGTTTTTCCAGAATCATTTAAGCAAGATATCTGTGTGGGCTTAAATCCACAGTATGTGGCAGACGTTTGTATCGCTAAAGGTTGGTTGTTACCTGATGGCACAGGCAAGGCTACTGCATCACACCGGATGCCAGATACCAGCAAGACGCGTCGAGTTTATCATTTTAGCGATAAAGTGTTGGGTGATGATGTTTAGTGCTGCTTCTAGAAATTTCTGGGTGACAAGGGTGACGTGGGTGACACAAGATTAGAATCCAGGCTGAATGCGGCTTTCAGCGAACATTGTTTGTCACCCAGAATGAAAACCAGCTAGGTGACACGGGTGACAAATATCCATTGGCATAATTGTCACCCATGTCACCCAAAGGAAAATCCAGTTGTGTGACACATTTTTTCCTGTCAGAAGCTTTTGAATCAATAAGTTAGCTTTATTGTCACCTCTGTCACCTCTGTCACCTCTGTCACCCTTGTCACCCAATTTTTTTATATCTTTGCTAAAATTCTTTTTACAGCCCAAAAGGTATTAATTTTTGAAAGACCTTCTTAATACAAATCACAAATATAGCCCTCCAGGAAAATCGTCTTCTTAAAAGCGCAATATGCAAACTTTTCAAGTTTGCTAAAAAAGGGACATTTTGCTGGGGCTGATCAATGAAAAAATGGGCAATTAGGCAAGCATCTAATTTGTTCTAACCCATTGCCAAAATTTTAAAATATGGATATCTTTTTGATAGGTGCTCAAAACACTCAACTAGGGGATGACAATTGATAATTTGACCGCTCATCTCGAGGTGTTTCTGAAATATAAAATGCATGAGCAAACGATTATCCAAGATAAATTTGGAGCAAAACTGAGACGACGATTTTCCAATAGAAGAACTATTCTGCATCGTGCTGTTGAGTCAATAAAGCTCGTTCACGTTCTAATTCGCGCCGAAGTTCTTCTTCGCTAGGTAGATAGGGCAGATACTTGGAGGCAAATAGTTGCTTACTCTCGGTTAACACAGAGTATTTGGCAACTGCCTCGCTTTTTTGGCTACATAAAATTAAACCGATTGTGGGATTATCGTCGGTTCCCTTTCGATGCTGATCATACATCCGCACGTATGTGTCTATCTGATCTATCGGAACACACTGTGTTCCAATTTGAATAAGCTTGATAAAACGCTCGCATATTTCGAAGGTTACGCTCATCAAAGACTTTTCCAAATTCAGACTGCAATTGTTTAGAGAGCTGTTTTAACTGCTGCTGCCCATAATGGTCCGCATCCGGACAAGTCTATATTTCCTTAACACTGTTTATTTTCAGTCTTGCTTTGCACTTGATAATTATATGAATAGGGGCTAACATTAATAGTACCTACTAATTAATTTATCAAGTATTCATGGCTACTACACTTCAGCAATTTTTAAGAAAAACCCCTATATTTACCTATGATGCCTTTGCGCGGGCGGTCTCAGGTGATCATGAACGTAGCAAAAACACTGTTAAAGCATTGTTAACTCACCACATTCTGCAAGGTCATATTGTAAGGGTGAGACGCAGGCTATTTGCTGCTATCCCTGTTGGCGCCGAGTCAGAGACTTATCCTATCAATCCTTATCTTGTCGCAGGTTATGCTGTCCCCGATGCTGTGATTGCATACCACTCCGCATTAAGTTTTTATCAAGTGGCGTATTCAGTAAGCTATCGTTTTACTTATCTGACTCAACATCAATCAAGCCCATTTAATTTTAGATCAGAAAGTTATGAGGGGATAAAGTTTCCGGCAAGCTTAATGCA
The window above is part of the Gammaproteobacteria bacterium genome. Proteins encoded here:
- a CDS encoding DUF927 domain-containing protein: MSEFQNAMNAAGLLCSEPLIADGELHRFRVAEDAKPNSWYVLHSNKIQVGVFGCWKRNIKQKWCSADYKIIQLDEQQTIKKFLQEAKEKYRIAQGKMHQEVRNRADEIWIRSVSADPNHPYLIKKKINAYDVKCYKDSLVIPLCDSDGCIWSLQFINQEGEKHFLRGGRKKGLFHLLGKDITQTVYLCEGYATACTLHEATHSSVFIAFDAGNSLAVASLIRNKYPDRRIIICADNDQWTEGNPGLTKAQEAAHTIQAQIVVPRFVCLDFKPTDFNDLHQLESLDSVRKQLSQKIDTDKNSIPTNFSVNGEGVYFHPTEDANGNLSSPIKICSRLEITARTRDEDSMNHGRLLEFSDPDGKNHQWAMPMEMLAGDGTEYRRILLSRGLEIAPNRKAREQLTNYIQSTHPQKVTLCVERTGWYKNIFILPNESIGDFNEKILLQTTHSSLEGFGTSGTLLDWQQNISKQCIGNSRLLFVISAAFAAAVLHLLQEESGGFHFVGSSSIGKTTLLQLACSVWGGQDRLHRWRATSNGLEAIATLHNDSLLCLDEMGQVDAKEVGEIAYMLANGSGKGRCLKDGSARKKSSWRLLFLSTGEMGLADHIHQGGKKAKAGQEVRLVDIPAEAGCDLGIFENLHHFASAADFARYIGQASKNYFGVPIRKFLSSVTEDIETVKKLLEQHRSEFVKSFIPSKADGQVQRVGLRFALIAAAGELATHFNITGWEKDYATLAASECFDDWIKLRGGLGAKEASIALTQVRHFFEAHGESRFTLWSNPSEQFKTLNRAGFRRGAEFFVFPESFKQDICVGLNPQYVADVCIAKGWLLPDGTGKATASHRMPDTSKTRRVYHFSDKVLGDDV
- a CDS encoding helix-turn-helix domain-containing protein; this translates as MTNNPTYLKSQLEKLLTPQEAAHILGISAGTLEVWRSTGRYDLRYIKVGRRVMYRAQDVQAFIEKRSMSHTQ